The genomic interval GCCAGGTCGCTTCTCGCGGTGCCGCTcgcacagctgcaggagacattTGCCGTTTGGGTTTTATTCAGGAAGGAGAGAGGCAaggccgacctccaggaggtcACCAGGTAGAGTGGACGGGAGTATCGCGGCGGTAACACAATGAGGCTATCTGGTCCCTCCCGGCCTCTTCGTGCCGCTCTGGTAAATGATTAATACTCCGCGTTCCTCCGCTGACCTtgtttgttgaaagacttgtaCCTGACAACTTTCCACACGTAGCGCGCGAAAAGAAAACCGATCCGGACGCAGACGGGGACCTTCTTCCATTTCAGAAAGTCTCTCTGCGCCACTTAAAGAGGTCATAAACTGAGCCGAGCCCTTTGAAGCTGTGTGAGCGCTACCCCAGTGTCCCTATTGTTAACCTTAATAATTGTAGCCATGAGCTGCAGGGTAAATGTTCACTCCACAGCCCTGTAATTAGGCTGCCTATTCAGCCATCAATTTACGACCAATATTTTTCTTGGCATAAAAAAGCTACTGAGCGGAATATTTGATTTCCAAACGGGAACTCGGGGAAACCACACCAAAACAGCCAACGCAAACGAAACCACGCGGCCCGGAGCCTTCGGAGTTTCAAAACACTTCACTGGGCGCTAAGAGAGATTGGTTCTGAAAAGCAGACTGCCGTTTGCTTTGCCTTCTGTGACGGTTCCTTGAAGCGGGACGACACTGGGCAGGAAGGTGTCCCGCTCGGGTCCTCTCCGGACCCACTACTCGCCCGCGGCCGGGGGGCTCTTCGAGGAGGCCTTCCCCCAGAAGTACCCACCCGCCGCTCCCCCCTTTGGGAACACACTGTCGAGCGGCCTGGAAGTGTGCCTCGTTCCATGGGaccattaaacatttattcatcTCATAAGCGGCTGCCAGCCAGGGGGGCACTGGAGGGAGCTGGGCGAGGCGAGCGCAGGTTATGACGGCCGTATAAAAGATATTGCAGTAAATTAATGTGCAGTTATTTTTCAGTGTGCGTAAacacaagcatgtgtgtgtgtgtgtgtgtgcgtgtgcgtgtgtgtgtgtgtgtgtgtgtgtgtgtgtgtgtgtgtgtgtgtgtgtgtgtgtgtgtgtgtgtgtgtgtgtgtgtgtgtgtgagggaatgTGGTGGTGTAAGGTTTTCACCCCTGGATATAAGACCGCATTGCATCATAAATCTGTCCCTCAATGGgaagacaaaatgaaaatggTCCCGTCATAAAACATCTGTAATGGCTCCATCTACCACCAACACATAATGGGGCAATTACCAAAGAGGGGGGCTGGGAGGGCACGAAGCCTTCAGCTCCCTTTGGTTCACCGCACAATGCTTtggtgtgtgcgtttgtgcctCATAAGCATATGACGGTGCATGTGCGAGGAGACGCTAGGACGCATGCGAGGAGGTCAGCGGAGCGGAGAGGCTCACTACGCAGGCGTCCCGTGGAGCGCTCCTCGTCTGCGGCTGCACCGCCGATGCACCGGTCTGGCCCGGTCTGGCGCGGAGCCCCGACGATCCAGCGCGCGGCGCGGCCGGAGCGCGGGGCAGGTAGGCCTCGGCCGCTCCTGATTGATGTGGTGTGTTGCCATTCCGGGCTCTGACCCTTTGAGATAGGCCAGGCACCATTTTTAAGTGAAAGCTCTGCCTCGGCTGAGTTGTGGAGTTGTCCATCAAGGCCTCCTGCTCCCCACCAGCCCTTTTCCCTCCAACCTTCCGGGCCCATCgtgacccccccaccccctcgtcCCTCCGTCTTCCAAAGTCAGATCCTTGTCTTACTGCCTCGTTGCCCCTGAGCCTTGTCTGTTGGCTTACATGACTTCTTTTAAAATGCACAACCAATATAGGTTGGTCCATTTAGGTGATTCTGGACTAATAATAAAATTACTAATATTTTACCTCTATTTatcttcttttctttgacatAGCTAATCGCTGCATGTTTTCTAGACCTAACATGTCCCCTGAAACCAGTGGATGGCATTGTCCAGTCCCCCACTGGTCGAtgaccctccctctcctctccaaaAGCCTCCGCGGATGTGAATTGGCAGCGAGGTCATGTCCTTGCCTTGCTCCCGAACCCGGGCATTGTCAGAGTTAACTGAGTAAATTTACTTTTGACTGGAGCCCATTCAGAccagtgcacaaacacacagagacactcgGCGAGAGAATAAGAGATGGACTGCGAGCGTACACAAAAAAAAGACACCCTTCCTCTCGGCAAAGATTTGCTGGGGAATCTATAGGTGTACTTGTTAATCGGGGACGGGGCGAGGGCTCGGGTCAGCATCTGTAACATAGACCAGGGGCAGTAAATGGACGAGGCGGGGTGAAAGGGCAGCCTCAGACATTCCTTCAGAAAataaacaggacaaaaacagGCTTCTCTCAACAGGTATACCAGGCAAATCTATCACATTGACTTCTTCCTTTGCTAGTTTTAAAGCTATAAATCCATTTATTGCTAAAGCTGTAAATTTTTCCTAGCAACAAAATTCCCAAATTATTGTTTTATGGCAAAGCATTTTTTCCACGGCTGAAATAAGCGGCTGCTCGCTCACATCCGACGTCCCCGTTAGGAGGCGGCTTAACGCGTGGTGAGGCCGTCCTCCTGGTACCGCATGGCCCGACAGGACCGCGGCAGCACAGTAACACCTGGGCTTTTGTCTCACTACTATGTCTGGGGTTTAATACAGCAGCTGCCGATGGCAACCAACAGTTTCAACGCAGATTTGGTTCAGAGGCTTCATTTTCCACCAAAACTGGTTTAAGAAATgggacgaaaaaaaaaaacgtgtgacCTTTGGCATTAAGGCACAAGCAAGTGTATTTAATGTTTGGGGCTGCCCCCGCCTTTGTGTTGGAAGCCGGTGGTTCAATGGGAGGCGGCAGGAGGGGTCACTTCAGGCATCTGCTGCTCTTCTGCACCGCTTATCTGTCCATCTGTGTACGCCGCTGCCCTTCTGTCCGCTGAAACGCTAAAAACCCCCGCTCGAAGGACTCGACCCGCGAGCTCCGATAGAGACGGCACCTCGCGCTGGTCCCTGCTCATGATGGAGGAAGGTTGTCCAGCCTGATGGCAGGGTGCGCCCAGAGTGTAACGGTGGGAACCGGGAGAAACCAGAGAAAGGGAGATCCCTCTAGAGGCGAGGCCGTTCTGCGTGGAAAAGGGGAAGCCAAACAAGCAGCGCTCGCTGGATTTTATCAGTAGCAGTTTTTAAAGTCAGGCTTTGGCAGCTTCTCTTCTATTCCTTGTTCTACTTTTAGAGCAAGAGATCCACAAGGTAACTGAATAACGGATCTCTGCCTGCTCAGACCGACCTCACCGTCTCAAAGATCGGCGTGATTAATGGCTTCCCTGTGGCTGATGAGGACATCACTGATAACAGGGAGTTGAACTATGAGGAACATTTATGTCTGAgaacgtctctctctctctctctctctctctctctctctctcttgctctctcttgAATTTTGGAGACGCTCCTGGGCGTTCCACTTGGAGCAGCACCTTGTAGATCTTCAGCTATGCGGCCTCACAGATCTCTAACTAGAAGTCTCCTCGCACAGATGTGGAGTGTCAAGACTATTTGTGTTATACATTCTCCGCATTTCTGATGAAAAGGACCCGTCTCTTTGCCAATTTCAGTTTGCTTAGACTAATATATTAGGACCAAGTTTCAAATAAACacagccctctctctctctctctctttctctctctctctctctctttgggcccctctgcctcagtgtGGCGTGGAGGGACAATACGGCGGTTGTGATGAAGAACTTTATAGCAACATTTCACTTAAGAGTGAGGGATTGAAGCGGGTAAACAAAGCATTCCTTTCCCTTTCATCACCATTTAACGGTTCCCCTAACATTCAGTCTCACCTCCAGGCCAGTGCCCACCAGACTGAGGAGCTTGTCAAATAATATAAATCAAAACGTAAAGCTTTATTCCACGGTTTCTTTTCTAATACAGGACGGAGAGGACAGCGGTGCTGGAGCGCCGGACCTGTCCGAGTGCAGCAGATCATGGTAGCGCGGCAGACATGTCGCCTGGGGGGCCATTTGGTTATACTCAGGGGAATGGTTGTTGTGTCAGTCATTTGCGACGGCCGCTAGAGTGCACTTAGCATCCTCTGTTTCCCTCTAGCAAACATGTGGGGAGTGACATGATACTGTACAAGAGCCTGGACAACATATAACATTTCAAAGCAGCTTCTTAATTGTTTCCAGGCCAAGGTCGATAGCCTATATGGAAGCAATCCTTTCTTTCAAACCTCTTTTTTTAACATCCACAGATTGGGAAACATTAAAGTGTTAAGTAAACTTGACCCAGGCGGGGCTAATTCATTGAGAAATAGTTGAGGTTCATACATTTAGTGCCGTATCAGTGACAGTCAGTCAGTGGATTTGCTTCTACTTGGATGGCCACCATATGTTTATTTGGCTTTTGTGGTGCGACCTTGAGCCGGGCCAGTCGCTGAATAGTGACAGATGCTGTCTGGAGATGAGGGATGGAGCGGGGGAGGAGATCGGAGCGTACCTGAAGCCAAAGGTGTCTGTGCTCCTCGTGCACTGGACACATCCGGGAGAGAATGGGCACATTGCACAGTGAAGAATATGAAGTGTAAGCAGACCTGACTGTAACCTTAAGACTCAAAGTGGAAAAGTCCTTTTGTGGTTTGGGAGAACAAGTCAGACTCTCATATGAAAACTGATACTAATTAAATGACTGACACGTTATGTTATTATGGCATTAATCATCAGACCGGTGGACtttgttttgaattttatttgTACAGTAATGGTGTGAAATATTATCcagtaatatatgtatataattgATCTTAGATATCATTGTAAAAGCTCCTTACACTCTAACCGAATGCACCTCAAAACTCAGATCCTATATGCAATTATGAGGTAGACATTAATAACGGTATTTTCCACCCTCTGCCAAAAAAATATCGAATACACCTTAAATTACTCTTGACAATGTAAGAAATATATGATTATCATGAAACTCTGTAcatcacaaataataaaataattatagaATAGAAATTATACcgattttttatatatttacaaaGAAATGCAGTTTTCCCCCATTTCTTCATTCGTTACACTTTGTAAAGTGTTTGACTGTACAAATATTTACAGCtcgaaaaaaataataataatgaacagCAGTGCATTCAAAGCTAATGTGCATTTAAATATCGCCTCgagttattttttttccttccttacGTTCATCATCAGAGAAGACGAGCTCTGTCGCTGACCGCACGTCCTCGGCGCAGTCAGTTGCGGAAGTGCATTTCGTAAAGATGCAGACttttgagcaaaaaaaaaagttcgcCTCAGTAATGTGTGCTTTTTTATGTAACAGGGCCCCAGTCGGGCACAAGTCTGGGTTTGTGTCCATTGTGTCCGCAAAAAAGGCGCACGACGCCTCTGAACTGGTGTCCAGTATGGCAAAAGAAATCTCTAGACGGCATTAACACCGGCATCTTATCTCCCCTTTACTGGCCAATctacgcgcgcgcgcgtgtgtgtgtgtgtgcgcgcgtgcgtgcgtgcgtgtttggtAGATTAGACGTCCTCCcccttttatttctctctctgatTTTGGAAAGCAATCGCTGGCTCGGGCCTGTAATGACTCCAGCTGGACCGGGGCATTCACGGCCTGAGTGCACATACCCAAAAGGGCCCGGGCCTGGCAGGCAGGATCACACGACAGAGCTGCGACAAACCCACTGTCCTCTGGCCTCGGCACGAACAGGTGCGCGGCCTCAACTCCGTGGGCCGCGGCCAGTTCACGCATCACGCACCCATCCCTTGTGCCACACGGACGCGTGAAACAAAGGCCCGTCTGATGAGGCGATCGCTCGTTGCGCAAGATTGGAGTGAAGACTTAACACTTTAAGGCAGAGTGTGTGGATGAATGTGACTGAGCGTAAATAAATAGCGGACGTCGCCTCTGTGTGCGTCCCTTTCCGAACGAAGACGTCTCAAAGCTTCTCAGACCTGTGTGGACTTTTCACCAAGGCTTCATCTTTGATCTTTCGGTCTTTTGCGGGTTAATGAAGCCAACAATGGCCGCTACCTGCACCCACACTGCTCCACCACCATGTCCTCGTACTGCTTGTACACCACGTTGTTGCCGGAGTCTATGTAGAGGATGCTGATGGGGCTGAGCTTGGTGGGGACGCAGCAGCTCGGCGGGGTGCTGTTGGGGTCCATGGAGTTCATGAGCGTCTGTATAATGGCGTGGTTGGTCGGCTCAAGGTGCGACCTGAGGGGGAAGTCGCACACCCCCTCGCAGTGGTACGCCTCGTAATCCAGGGGCGCGATGATCCAGTCGTCCCAGCCCAGCTCCTTAAAGTTCACGTGCAGCGCCTTTTTGCTGCATCTGGACTTGGATTTCTTCCCGTGCCTCTTCCCGTGGCGGTTACTCATCGCGGTCCTTCGCCGCCGCCGGGGCCCGTCTGCTTTGCCTCCCCTGTGCGTCACCCGCTCCTCGCCCGCATCctttgccgccgccgccgccgccgccgcctcctccttctcgCCGATCGACCTCCGCGACTTGATCTTCTCGTTCATCTCGCTGAAGAGGTTCTCCCTCTTCTTGGAGCGCGTGTAGGCCACCAGGATGGCTTTCTCCTGCTGGGACCGGCCGCTCCTGCCCAGTCCCAGGTGCCTCAGGTCCACCTCGGTGTCTGATTTGCCAAGAGTGACCTTGAGCTGGAAGCAGAGCTCGTTCCCCTTCTGAAAGTGATGATGGTGGGGGTGATGATAATAATGCTGGTGCGCTTTAAACATTTCCCACACGTCTAAAACCTCCCATCCGGCTTTAGTGGCATCCAGGGGGTCCAGAGACCTGGAGTCCAGCAGCCTGTCTGAACGGCAGGGGTAGAGCTGGATGTAGTAGAGACCCGTCGTCTGCAGCGAAGTCTGCAAATCCCCGGGCGCTCTCCTAAATATCCTTAATTCCGCCCCGACCAGCTCCTCTTTGTCTGAAAGGGTTGAGACATCAAACAGATACTTTTGTCTTCGTATAGGAGAGTGCAAAAGATCGTCTGCAAggataaaagaagaaaataattgCAGTCAGATTCACTTAGGGTGTACAGTGtttagagggagggggggctcacattctcccacagaggccttctctctcactctctctctctcgcgctctctctctctcacacacactctctctctaaGGTTACGCTTACACTTTCAATAGGGTTTTCATTCAATgacaaaatacataaataccTGAATAACTGTTAGTAATAATGataaaactgacaaacacaccTAAAACTTAATTCAAGGCGTCCTGCCTCAAATGGTGCGCTTATTTAATTTTCTTGCAGATTTATTGCACGTGAATTTAAAAGGATTCGACGTAAAGAAGGCCTCCCTTCGGTTCTGCTCATCACCTGCTATGAAGGTCAAAAGCCGctctctggagctgcagcagcagcagccacacgcaCCATTTGGCAACATTTTAATTCCACGCCACTCTTAATCAATTCCAGCATGTTTCATTGAAAATAGTCCCGCTTTCGTTTGACTTGATGACAGATTGATTATTAATTTCCACCACTTTGGCGGAGTGGAAGCaaacttttctttcctttcagccTCACAGAGTCTTAAATCTAAGCAGCAGGCGGGACATCAAAAATGTGCTTGGTTTTCTTTTGAATTGTaaggcagagagaaaaaaacaagggGCCTAGTGATGTGAAGGTCCCTGGGTGCTGCCAGACACAACGGACCAGAGGCGACATACTGTACACTCAACTGAACAATacacaattaatgcattattcCCTGCTGGATGCCCAGGAGGCCTGCAAATATTTCATCAAGGGGAAACTGGTGAGACTGGAATGTAATCCTCAGAGACAGTTCATGAAAAGGCGTCAAGCACATAGAAAATACCACGTTCAATAAACTGAGGTTTCACCTGTTGTGCAATAATTAAATACACATTGATTCATAAATAGTTATTATGAATAACAAGCTACAGTTTGCAGAGCATGAATGGGATGAGTATGCTttaattttctatttattttaaataactgaACTTAATCAAGTCGTTTAGTGATTTAattttttatacatattttttaAGGAACGGTTCTTGTTTTAAGTACAGATAAAATATTTCTGTTATGTTACGTTCTGTTATATTTATCGAGGCTTTTAAAAGTGTTTAAGCAAATAAAAGAGTAATAAATTGAAGATCGTATTTAAGGCGAATCGAATAGATGCGTGTTGGAAACGAGGGGATTCGCGCAtattgaatgttttgttttgtatatttGCAGGTATTGTACTTTCAGACTAAACGTCGAAAAATGTTCAAgatgattgtgtgtttttgacAATTTACGCAAAATAATAGCTCGCTGCGTCGGCCGGTTGTGTCCACCTCTCTCCAAACATTTTGAGAAAAAAGGCTGAAACAAATGGAAGTCTCTACATCCAAACACTCATGTGATACCATTTGTAAAACGTGTTGGAGAGAAATATTTAATCTACTTGTCAGTTTCCCTCCTGCCGAGTCCAACAGTAAAAGCAGATTGAAACCTTGTGCTCGTTTCACTGACTTTGCGCGTATGGTCTCCATTagggttctttttttttaaataagaccTCAAACAAATCGAATAGAAGTTCACCAAATAATTAACAGTTCACAATTCCCATCTTTCTCGTTAAAGCACTTCCCCTCTTGTATTTCATCTCGTCCTGCCAACGACAACATTCCGTTTAAAACGCGGCTGCACAGATTGACCGTGTTACTGAGAGGTTTTCGTGATGACAGTTTAAAACTGTACAAGTTTTCTTAATTTCATTATTATCTAAAATGATAAATGTTTCGACTCCGCGTTTAACGACGGATAATTGGGAAATAACCCGTGTTtatgtcgttgttgttgttattgttgatCGAATAGTTAATGCGGCATCTTGTGCACTTTAGTTTGACCTTGTTGGTTGTATTTGAACAAATGCGAAACATGTTTTGTTATTCGTGCCTGGATTTAGAAAGAGAGAGCgccggagagagagggagggagggagggagagaatggGAGGGAGGCCGCACCATCTGCGCTTTAATGAGTTAGCCAAAGTGCCAAAAGTAATTTCCAGATTCGGGTTATTCTTTTCTGATCTTGCGCTTTTCCAACCCCCAGGAAACACCCTGCCTCGTTGTATAAGCGAAAGCTGCATTTGCCTAAAAGAAGTCGTGCACCGCACTCCGGCGACGAATAAAGCGTAAACGACGCAAAATAGGTTATTTGTGCGTCCAAACCACCCTGAGTGTTTCCTTCAGGGTGAAGGAGATTTAAATATGGACCCGAGGGCCCAGCTGAGGTTCGTTCTGCGGGTTCCGGCTACGCAACGCTTTGCGGGTGTTAAGAGGAATCCCAGAACCAACTGCGCCTGAGCTGAAGTAGCTGACAGACAAAATCATTTTCCGCAATGAAAGTGGCAGTCGCAACGAGAGGTTCTgcaggaatttaaaaaaaacagcacttcACAGCAGAGGAAGTGCTCGTTctgtttcttctctctctcgtCGTTTTTCTGGTGACGTGCCCACCGTTGCCGAGCTGGGTCATTATGGGAGAATAGACAGTGTTTGATATGTTATGACATGAACACTCAATTAGATCACCGAGTTCAAATACTCCAATCAGCCGTTCGATGCCAAGCAGCTCTCAGAGGGTCCAGCTCGGGGTCAGAGCCAGTGACACATCACATCAAAATCACAGGAGAGAGTGAGGCGTTTTTCCTATCAGACCACTTCACATTGGCAGACGCGGATGGACCGCTTGGCTTCAAGTTGACTTATTTGGTCAGAAAAGGAGCAGACGTGAGAGACGGGTTGTTTATTTGAGTGCACTTGGGGCTAAATTATATCCAACTTAGCTTTTTAAGTCCAATTTCGCTAAAATGAGAAGATTTAGATTCATTTGAGAATAACTGTAGCTGCATCTCTGGCGCGTTCGAGTGTTTGAGggaaatatgcaaatattaaCTTGGcttatgcaagtgtgtgtgtgtgtgtgtgtgtgtgtgtgtgtgtgtgtgtgtgtgtgtgtgtgtgtgtgtgtgtgtgtgtgtgtgtgtgtgtgtcaggtcgTTTTGTCCCAGCAGACAGGACAAATCACTAGGTTACACATTTGACTGACCCAGACACCTGCTCCCACACCGACCCGCTCTATCTGCTGTAGCCCCGAGCGAAGCTGACCACGAAGGGCATCATGACGGCCCGCATTACGCATCACTGGGCTTCTTAATAATTCTTAATAGTTTGCAGCTTGAACGATTGGTATTTGCTGCTAAAGAAAGCGAGACAATGCCATAAAGCATAAGTGCAATAACTTCCTTGTTCACGTGCAGCCTGAGTTGCACCCGGCACTGACAGTGATTTACAGCCTTCATTTGGAGAGATTCAATTAGTGTTTTACTGTCGTGTTACGCAGAGGTTAATTAATTGCAACATAAGTTACACTTGGAAACAGTGACATAATTCACCGGAGGGCAGAAATTAACGTTATTATTGCTCGTGAGCAAAAGCTAATCCCATCTCCTCTTCTTTGTCTGCAGATGatgatttatttatatgttgtgGAGTGAAAAATACCTTTGCGCATTCATTTCTGTCTTTTCGAACGCGTGCGTATAAGTGGAAGTCGCGAACACGTTGCTTTTAAGTTTTGTGCACTGCCTGTATGTTTCAACGAGAGCTGAGTCGAGAATATTAGTCAGTAGAGGGGAACACAACTGTGCTACATAATTGTGAAAGTCTGACTTGATGGACTTGGCAGCGGAGTGAAAACCAACCTGTTCCTCTGTCCACAAAGCTTGTGA from Betta splendens chromosome 16, fBetSpl5.4, whole genome shotgun sequence carries:
- the gdf6a gene encoding growth/differentiation factor 6-A, translating into MDASRILTLYMGLLLVVFGNIPCFQSAAIISPSAPRRNRGARISHQDGQRSSKLLKDIFASSHPAAAHHKDELKGAIVPHEYMLSIYRTYSAAEKLGLNASFFRSSKFANTITSFVDRGTDDLLHSPIRRQKYLFDVSTLSDKEELVGAELRIFRRAPGDLQTSLQTTGLYYIQLYPCRSDRLLDSRSLDPLDATKAGWEVLDVWEMFKAHQHYYHHPHHHHFQKGNELCFQLKVTLGKSDTEVDLRHLGLGRSGRSQQEKAILVAYTRSKKRENLFSEMNEKIKSRRSIGEKEEAAAAAAAAKDAGEERVTHRGGKADGPRRRRRTAMSNRHGKRHGKKSKSRCSKKALHVNFKELGWDDWIIAPLDYEAYHCEGVCDFPLRSHLEPTNHAIIQTLMNSMDPNSTPPSCCVPTKLSPISILYIDSGNNVVYKQYEDMVVEQCGCR